The Elgaria multicarinata webbii isolate HBS135686 ecotype San Diego chromosome 4, rElgMul1.1.pri, whole genome shotgun sequence genome contains a region encoding:
- the TMEM178A gene encoding transmembrane protein 178A translates to MAAAVLLCGCIVTTVSFFWEESLTQHVAGLLFLMSGIFCTISLCTYAASVSYDLNRLPKFIYGLPDDVEHGYSWSIFCAWCSLGLIVAAGCLCTTYPFISRTKISHLKSTRDSSV, encoded by the exons ATGGCAGCAGCCGTTCTCCTCTGCGGATGCATTGTAACTACCGTCAGTTTCTTTTGGGAGGAAAGCCTCACACAGCACGTTGCAGGTCTCCTGTTCCTTATGTCAG GCATCTTTTGCACTATTTCTCTCTGCACTTATGCAGCAAGTGTCTCCTATGACCTAAACCGCTTACCCAAATTCATCTATGGTCTTCCTGATGACGTTGAACATGGATACAGCTGGTCTATATTCTGTGCTTGGTGCAGTTTAGGACTCATCGTAGCAGCAGGATGTCTTTGCACCACTTATCCATTCATTAGCAGGACAAAGATTAGCCATCTAAAGTCCACCAGAGACTCTTCCGTATGA